In Juglans regia cultivar Chandler chromosome 5, Walnut 2.0, whole genome shotgun sequence, the following are encoded in one genomic region:
- the LOC108988679 gene encoding GRAS family protein TF80-like codes for MAGAEHGSSQTSSSLIPWMSLSTGLGPPYRWLKELKTEERGLYLIHLLRACAYYVAAGSIENADIGLEHSSHLASRDGDSMQRIAAYFTEALADKLLKVSRPCLSKALNSTRILSPYEKNEVQKVFFDICPFLKVAYLITIEAILEAMDGEKMVHIIDLCSFEPAQWIHLLRTISARPEGAPHLRITGIHEDKEVLDKMALELTGEAEKLVIPFQFNPVLGKLENLNLESLGVKTGEAVAVSAVLQLHTLLATDEELLTRSSPSVEKNLQKHFHMDQHTLREFLEKDPINVYMASPDSALSLSASPKMESFLNSLRSLSPKLMVITEQEANHNGFTFMERANGALNYYAALFDCLESTGSRAPKYRQKVEKMLFAEEIKNIIACEGAERKERHEKLDKWVLRLELSGFGKVPFSYHGRLQGRMLLQEYDRGYNIKEENGCLVICWHDRSLFSISGWRFGRN; via the coding sequence ATGGCCGGAGCTGAACATGGATCTTCTCAAACTTCTTCATCCCTCATTCCGTGGATGTCACTATCTACTGGGTTAGGACCACCATATCGCTGGCTCAAGGAGCTGAAAACTGAGGAGAGGGGTTTGTATTTGATACATCTTCTTCGAGCCTGTGCTTACTATGTGGCTGCCGGTAGCATTGAGAATGCCGATATCGGCCTTGAGCACAGCTCCCATCTTGCCTCCCGCGATGGCGACTCAATGCAGCGAATTGCTGCATACTTCACTGAGGCGCTTGCGGATAAACTGCTTAAAGTCTCGCGGCCTTGCCTGTCTAAAGCCCTCAATTCAACAAGAATATTGTCTCCCTATGAGAAAAATGAAGTTCAAAAAGTCTTCTTCGACATCTGCCCCTTCTTAAAGGTTGCCTATCTGATCACGATTGAGGCCATTTTGGAAGCCATGGATGGGGAGAAGATGGTTCATATTATCGATCTCTGTTCATTTGAGCCTGCACAATGGATTCATCTTCTTCGGACAATTAGTGCACGGCCAGAAGGCGCACCCCATTTGAGAATTACAGGTATTCATGAAGATAAAGAGGTATTGGATAAAATGGCTCTTGAGTTGACAGGAGAAGCTGAAAAATTGGTCATTCCATTTCAATTCAATCCCGTATTGGGTAAATTAGAGAATCTTAATCTTGAAAGTTTGGGAGTTAAGACAGGAGAAGCTGTTGCAGTCAGCGCTGTACTTCAGCTACACACTCTCTTGGCTACTGATGAGGAATTGCTCACAAGGAGCTCTCCTTCGGTAGAAAAGAACCTGCAGAAACATTTCCACATGGACCAGCACACATTACGAGAGTTCCTTGAGAAGGATCCGATCAATGTGTACATGGCCAGTCCTGATTCTGCATTATCTCTAAGTGCTTCCCCAAAAATGGAGAGCTTTCTAAATTCTCTTAGGAGCCTCTCGCCGAAACTGATGGTGATTACTGAGCAGGAAGCAAACCATAATGGCTTTACTTTTATGGAGAGAGCTAATGGAGCATTGAACTACTATGCTGCTCTCTTTGATTGTTTGGAGTCTACTGGGTCAAGAGCGCCCAAATATCGACAGAAGGTTGAGAAGATGCTATTTGCAgaggaaattaaaaacatcataGCATGTGAGGGAGCGGAGCGAAAGGAGAGGCATGAGAAGCTTGACAAATGGGTTTTAAGGCTCGAGTTGTCTGGTTTCGGGAAGGTGCCTTTTAGCTATCACGGTAGATTGCAGGGAAGGATGCTCTTGCAGGAATATGATCGTGGATATAATATCAAAGAAGAGAATGGATGTTTGGTTATCTGCTGGCATGATAGGTCCCTCTTTTCTATTTCAGGCTGGAGATTTGGGAGGAACTGA